The region GGCAGAAGCCGAGCGTAGCAATAGTCAATCTGGTCAGTCTAGATAATTGGTTTTAATCTGGATGATTCATTGTAGTCTGGATGATTGTTCGCCTTTTCCCGCAGCCACTCCTGCAAAATGGGGTTGACCAACTCAGGCGCTTCATCTTGAGGACAGTGCCCTACTCCATCCAAGGGAATAAATCGTTCCACACAATCGAATCTGGCTAATTCCTGACCCAGTTCAAACGGTTCCCAAGGGTCTTGTGTTCCCCACAAGATTAAGGCTGGGCATGGCAATTTTTCCAACAAATCTTCCGGCAGTGGTCCTTGGGAGTATCCTGTAAATGCAATAAAGACATCGGGTGCGCCAGGATCGTTCGCAGGCAGCATGAGCAGGTCAATTAATTCATCATCAACTGCTTCCCTACAGAGGTAGGCTTTTTGTAGAATTTTGCGAACGGTTTCCGGGCGAGCTATTTGTTTGAAAAAAGCATGCCCCAGCCATTTCACTTGCAACAAGCGTTGAAGCAAGGGGGCGCCAACTCGCTTCAACCAGGGCTGTGTTGCTCGGCGGCGATCGTGCAACAGGCGTAAAGAGCAGTTGATCAAAGCTACTCCGCGAACCATATCAGGATGATCGACAGCAGCTTGCATGGCAACGATACACCCAATTGAATTCCCTATCAGAAAAGCAGATTCGCCAATAACTTCTCGGCAAAAATCAGCAATTTGCTGTCCCCAGGTTTCAAACGTGTACTCTGCTTTTACCTTAGGGGTAGGTTTGTCAGAAGCACCAAATCCCAGCAAGTCAATGGCAAACACTCGACAAGACTCTGCCAGGACAAGAAAA is a window of Leptolyngbyaceae cyanobacterium JSC-12 DNA encoding:
- a CDS encoding putative hydrolase or acyltransferase of alpha/beta superfamily (IMG reference gene:2510096244); this encodes MTTVSRLSIWSDAPTQTWSWRGFAIAYKSAGSQGPAVVLIHGFGASLGHWRKNFLVLAESCRVFAIDLLGFGASDKPTPKVKAEYTFETWGQQIADFCREVIGESAFLIGNSIGCIVAMQAAVDHPDMVRGVALINCSLRLLHDRRRATQPWLKRVGAPLLQRLLQVKWLGHAFFKQIARPETVRKILQKAYLCREAVDDELIDLLMLPANDPGAPDVFIAFTGYSQGPLPEDLLEKLPCPALILWGTQDPWEPFELGQELARFDCVERFIPLDGVGHCPQDEAPELVNPILQEWLREKANNHPDYNESSRLKPII